In Setaria italica strain Yugu1 chromosome IX, Setaria_italica_v2.0, whole genome shotgun sequence, the genomic stretch GCGGCGAACCGCTCGCCCCACGCGGCCAGGAGCGGCGTCCTCGCCGCGTCCAGGACCCTGACGCCGACCATCTTCTCGAACACCTTGAACCACCCGAGGTAACTGCCCAGCACGACGTCCACGAACCcgatgccgtcgccgccgaagtAGTCACCCCCACGGGAGCAGTCCTTGAACGCGCCCTCCAGCGTCCCCAGCGCCGTGATGATCCGCGCCGCCGCGTCAGCCTTCTTCTCGGCCTCCCGCGCGAAGAGGATCGTGTGCCACGGAGAACCCACCTGCGCACACATCATGCTTGTCTGAGCTCCACACAGCAAGGATCGAGATGAAATGTGGCAAATACCTTATCGTCGACAAAGGCGGCCCAGAAGCGGGCGGTGGCGCGCTTGTACGGGTCGGCGGGGAGGACGGAAGGGCCGGTGCCGGAGAAGACCTCGTCGAGGTACTGCACGATGACCTGCGACTCGGCGATCGGCTTGCCGTCGTGGATGAGCACGGGAACTTTCTTGTGCACGGGGTTGGAATTGAGGAGGAGCTTGCTCTTGTTGAGGAGATCCTCCTCGATGTACTCGTAGCTGATGCCCTTGAGGTTGAGCATGATCTGCACCCTGTTCACGTAGGGGCTGTCCCACACGCCCAGCAGCTTCAGCTCACCTCCCTTTGCGGCCATTGCCAAGCACCCAAGCTCGATCGATCAGGCTAGCTAGCTATTCTGGATGTTGTGCAGCAGTAGCGCAGAGGATGTAGTGGAGTCTGTGGGAGTGGTTACAACTTACAACTCATAAATACTTGCAGACATTCACGAGGCTATGATTGCACGTTAGGTGCCAGTGCGCAAACTTTTCCTCCACATAATTGGATTATTCAGGTCGTAAGAATGAAATGAATGAACCTGCCAATGCAACAAAGTATGCGGCACAGCTTTCGTTCAGAGAAGTACGTGGTCCAGCTTGCATCCAGCCGTTTTGGAGAAAAATGAAAGGCACCGGAAACCACCGTACTAGCAGCATGCTGGCGTCGCCGTCAGACCAGATCTGCTGCGGCATGCTCTGTCTTTGCACGCCTTGCACGTAGCTCTCTCCAATCTCCACGGCAACCAATCCAGTCTGCAGGGGTGCAACCAGAGGCGCTCGATGGCGGGATCAAATGATCTGGAGCGTCGAACAAGGAGAACAGAGACAGGCAAAGGGATGGGCTAGCTGTTTCAGGACCATGCAGTGGCAGAGTTGGATCATTCGATCAAAAGGACGATCCCGGCTTGTTGGTTGGTAAGATTGGATAAATTATTACTTGTGGCTGATGAATGTACGTGCAGGCGTGCAGCCGTGCAGTTGCCCACATCAAAAGATTCCATTGGAGGACAATATTATCAGGTTGTAGTATAGAGTATGAACTGTTTTTTGGTAtgggtaaaattgtaattagaACGACATATATTattcgggattttttttttccgcacGCTATTTTTCCCGCACGATCTCATagcacgccgcgccgcccgtcgATGGAAATTGTGATAACACTGTGAACATGAAGTTCCGCTGCTTGCATCGCATCAGCATTGCAGGCATTCAACAGTCTATGGTGTTGCCAGCTTTGCCATCAGGAGCAGGGAGATAACGCGCAATGCTGGTCGTGCGCGCTGCCTCGTGGATGGCCGGAGCACTCTTCCTTGGTCTACTCTAGCACGgcgcccttcgccgccgcctggtACGAAACGAGGAGGACGAGAAGGATCTCGCGCTAATGACTGGACGAGAAGGATCTCACGCTAATGACTCGCCATCACAGGCCAACGCGGTGAATTTGCCCCGTCGCATGTCCGATGGGGACAGTGTACGTTGGATGGatgacgacggcgccggccgcgtTCGCTGTGGTGTGGTATCGCTGATGGAAGTTTGCAGATTGATTATTGATCGCGATCTGCCGGTGCCGATGAATCGTCGGCGCCATGAAGAGAGTAAGGAAAGATTTGATATATTTCAACAATGCCATTAAACATATTTCCAATCATCCCCCTATACTACCCATACTACTGATGCATACTATCTATACTACCGCTTAATGTTTTAGTAGTATATGATTATTCTCGACCGTCGGATCCTTACATACGAGTCCTTTTCGAACAGTAGTATAAGGTAGTATTGTGTATCGTAAAAGTTCTTCTTATAAGGCTAAGCAACAAACATGACACCAGTTAAAATTTGGCCACGGGGAACACGATCTTATATTAATACGCAGGTTCCAGATGTTGCTTCTTCACTTTGCACAAATAAATACCAAAGGTGATATTCTCATCTCACATATATGGTTAGAACCAGCTGAAGCCGATTGAAGCGTTCTTGATACATTATTGCACATCTCAAGCACAAATTGGATTTCATTGGGGAAACATTGCTCCACTGAGGCGCTCCGCGGACGCTTTATCAAAACAGGTCACCCGAAAGTAAACTGAGGCACGCAAGTGTTATTTTATCTGCTCaattgttcctttttttttaacaatgTCAACTCTGCTAATTGCTTATTTGTTTTGCGCAATTGCTCTTGTTTTGGGTCTGGCAACAGTATTGTTGCTGGCCTGTAAGTAGCACTGGTATGGGGATATGCTAATATTAGCCCtacatattttatttttgaggCGAACAGCAGGGAGGCCCTACATATGAACTCCCTCCCTTGAATTTTTGGGCTTATGAAGCATGAGCAAAAACCATTCCGGCCCTGTACAATTAGTGAAGCTTTGGAATGTTCCACTTCTTCCTCATAATGTCAATAATC encodes the following:
- the LOC101759060 gene encoding probable glutathione S-transferase GSTU6 → MAAKGGELKLLGVWDSPYVNRVQIMLNLKGISYEYIEEDLLNKSKLLLNSNPVHKKVPVLIHDGKPIAESQVIVQYLDEVFSGTGPSVLPADPYKRATARFWAAFVDDKVGSPWHTILFAREAEKKADAAARIITALGTLEGAFKDCSRGGDYFGGDGIGFVDVVLGSYLGWFKVFEKMVGVRVLDAARTPLLAAWGERFAAADAAKDVLPSDVDKVIEFLQTFLD